aaaaaaaggctatatgGAAGTTTACAATTACAGAACTTCAGTTTATGTAAAATACTTTAATACTTGTTTCTGTATTTGCCTTTTGATTAGTAGCTTTGTCTTTTACTAGGTCAGCACTGCTCCAGCATCATACACCATACGTTCTGATGAAGATAGGCACAGACAGATGATTCGTATTTATCAACAACAGCTATTACAGCAGAACAGGTATTAATTAGGGTACAGTTCTTATGTGATACTGCGTGGCTACATTTTCAGGGTTTATTATTTGGTTTATATGAAGATCTTACCAGGATTCCCTTTAGAACTACGGCATGTAGATTTCTCAAAGGGCAATGTTAATAGCATTATTCCATTTCTGCCTTGATTATGGCCACTCCTAGATTGAATGTAATGTATAAATACTTGAGAATgtaggttgtttttgttttcatcaaaAAAGAGtaacatttgtttgttttgggtaGGTTTCACAAGCAGTCTGTTGAAACAGCCAGGAAGCGATTACTCGAATATCAGACAATGTTAAGAGGAAAGTACCCATCCCTGTCAGCTACCCCAATGATACCTGCTTCTGTTACATCAGTGCCACCACCAACATCTGAAAGACCCACTGTTCCATCAGAACAGGAGGATCAAGGTCAGAGACCCAAGCTGAGTCCTAACAAACAACCTGTACCGCCTGCGCAGGTCTCCAGATTCAAGCAAGATTATCAGGTTTCAAGACAGAGTCGCTTTCCACAAAGACAGGTAGAAACAACTGAAGCATTAGTCACTTCAGATGTTTTAGCCAAGCAAGCTTTGGAATCACAAGAACACCGAAAGCAGCTCTCACAGACTGAAGTACAACAGAGAGACTACCAATTGGTTGCTAAAGATTCTCAAATGCTTTCAAGGGCTTTATCACATGATAAGACACTGACAGTACAGGATGCTAGAGAAAGAGCTGAAACATCTGGGGCAACAGCTTTTCAAAGTTTAGACTCCCAGCAGGTGTTCTCAGAGAACAACAAAAGTGTGTCTTCTAAGTTAATTGAACCTTCTTCATTCCTACCATTGGTAGCTAagcattcttttatttctctgcctACTAAAGTCGAGTCTGGAGAAATCCAGCAACCCTTTTCAACTGCGAGCAAAGATGTAGTTTCTGTAGCTGGCCAAATGCAGGATAAGTCTTTGCCATTCTCAGAAAATATCATAGCCCAGCAGAGTAATTTGAAGGCTCTCCAAGAACAGTTAGACCTACAGAAGGAAGTTCTTCGGACAAGACAGGTAGCTCAGGAACAACTGCTTTTGTGTAAACAGAAAGAGTTGGAAGGGCAAACTGGCCTTTCTATATTCCTTCCATTAGTACCTCTGAATTCGTTTGCTTCACTGCCTTCAATCCAAGCTGAGTCAAGGAGAAtccaggaatcttctccaacgaAGAAAGAGATTGGAGTTTCCTCAGGCCATGCTGGGGTCCCACAACTTCAGGATaggcttaatttaaaattttttcaagaacAGTTAAAAATGCAGACGGACAGCCTTCAGGCGAGGCGGGAAGCCCAGGAAGTATTATGTGTGCATAAACAGAATGAGTTGGATGGGAGAGTATGGGCTGAACAGACTGGGTCCTCTTCTCTCCCACCTCAAGTAGCTCAGCATACATTTACTTCACTGCCTTCTGCTGGTCCTCAGTCTGGAAAAATCCAGGACCAGTATTCATCTACGACTGAGAAGGAGTGTCTCTCAATCCAGACTGAAATGCCCGCATCTCAGGATGGGTCTTTAGGTTTCCCACAACAGTTCCAACCTTTGCATGATTGTTTGAAGTTGCTCCAAGAACAGCTGATTACACAGAGGGAtgctctccaagccaggcatgaAGCCCAAGCGGAATTACTTTCACGTAAACAAAGGGATTTGGAAGAGGCTAAGTCTGTGCAGATGAGTTCTTCATTCCTGCCAGTGGTCACTCAGCATTCACTTGCTTCACAAGTTTCAGCTAAAACTGAGCCTAGGAGAAGTCAGAACTTTTATTTCTCTGAGAGGGATAGTGTTATTCCCTCAAGTAATTTGGTAATGCCAGCATTTCAGGATGCGTCTCTTAGTTTTCCACAGTATAGTCTGCCACAGCAGGAAAATTTAATGGCACTCCATGATCAGTCACACCTTCAGAGGGTAATACTTGGCAATAAGCAAGAAACTCAGGAATTTGTACACAAACAAAGTGAATTAGAAAAAATTTTCCCTTCTGAACAGACCGGCACCTCTTTATCTCTGTCTCAGGGAGCTGAATCTGAAAGACGCCAGGAATACATGTCATTCAGGAGTGACAGTACTGTTCCCTTGAGCCACTGGAAGATCCCAAGATCTCAGGAAAGACTTCTGGGATTTTCACGACATACACAACCACTGCAAGGTAATTTGGAAGGACAGCAAGAACGGTTAGACAGAGAAGAGGAGGCCCTTCAATTCAGCCAGAGATCCCAAGGGAATGTGTCTTCTGAACAGACTTGCCCCTCGTTCACACCCCAGTTAGGGCAGCTGTCTCTCACTCCATTGCCTTCTGCCGAATCTCGGGAACCTCTTTCAGCAGAGAGTGAGAGTAGAACTCCTTCAAGCCGTTTTCAGATCCCAGCGTTGCAGGATAGACTTTGGAAGTTATCACAGCTTATCCAGCCTCAGCAAGATAACCTGAAGTCACTCCAAGAACAGTTAGCTACACAGAGGGAAGCCATCATTCAGTCTAGACAGGAAGCTCAGCAAGAATTTCTTTTGCACAAACAGGGTGAGTGGAAGGGAAGAGTGTCTCCCGAGCAGGTTGGCCCCTCCTCCTTCCTATCCCAAGTCATACAGCCTCCTTTTGCTTCATTATCTCCTAGTGACGCTGGTGGAATCCAAGAACCTTGTTCAACTAAGAGTGATAATATAGTCTCCTCGGGTCATTCTGAGATACCAAGGTTGCCTGATAGACTTTTAGGTTTACCACAGCCTGTTTTGCCTCAACAAGATTATCCAGTCACATTTCAACAAGAACATTTGTATGCCCAGACAAACCCCCTTCCATGTAGTGAGAAAATCCAAAAAGAGTTGGTTTTGCCCAGACAATATACACTTGAGGGAAAGTCACCTGAGCATTTTCTCCAACCTCACCATGGTGATTTAAAGGCCTGTCAACGGCAGTTAGATATACAGAGGGAAGTCCAAGAAGAATTCCTTTTGCAAACACTAAGTAAAATGGACAAAGGGGTCTCAGCTGAGCAGACCAGTGCCTCTTCATCCTTATCCCACATAGCACTGCCTGTTGCTGACTCTGAAGGAATGCCAAAGTCTTTTCCAGCCAGAAGTGACCTTGCTGTTTCCTCAAGTCATCCTGAGATTCTGAGATCTCAGGAGAGGCCTTTGCATTTATCCCAGGCTATTCTGCCTCAGCAAGACCACGTGTCCACACAGTTGGGCTTGCAGGGTGAAGTGCTGCGTTTTAGTGAAAAAGCCCAGGAAGAACGGCTTAGAGGCAATCAGACAAAGCTGATTGAAGGTGATGCTTCTGGGCAGCCTGCTCCCTCTTTGTTTTTACCCAAGGAAAGAGAACATTCGTTTATTCCACTCCCTTTTGCTGAGGTAAAATCTCAAAACATTTGTGAATTGTATTCAGCCAAGATTGATTGTGCAGTTCCCTCTAGTGCTTCTGTAAGCCCAAGACTTCAAGATAGAATTTTGAGTTTTTCACAACCCATCTTTGCTCAGCAAGATAACTGGGGACTTCAGAAGCAATTGGAGCTACAAAAAGAAGTTCTGCATTTTAGTCAGAAAGCCCAAGAAGTATTGCTTGTACAGAGACAGACAGCCTTGCAGCAGCAGACACAGAAACATCAGGAGACTCTGAAGGCTTTCTTCAAAGACAGCCAGGTATGTATTAAACTTGAATATCTAAGAATTAAACATCACCAGTAACCCGATGACTCAGGTAACTCAGCCAAactaaatatttgttttactccTAGGCGGAAATAAGTTTTTAGTTATTGAGAACAAGTGGTTTGAACTTAGCTGTGCTTTAGTTTTTTACCTTAAATAACATggggattaaaaaataaaaattcatccaCCTTGCATAGTGTTTATGAGGTTAATAGTTATTTGAAGCCCAGCTAATTTCAGCCAGTAGTTTGATACAACCAAATGGAAAATATCAGTAAAAATGTAGGCTGTGTTTTGAAGTTTTGTTATAAAGAGTTTTGAGCTTACCACaagattaaattataaaataactagGTAGCAGAATTTCTCTTAGGCAAATAGCAGACTTCGTGCTTTCTCTATAGCACTTTGTTGACATTTGTATAGAATCAAAATGAGTACCGTCTTTTTCTTGAAGTGACAGTACTAACACCTGGTATAAAAGTGGTGTGATATTaggctgatggacatttggaccTGCTGCTTGGGACTGAATTGTTGAGAGGACTCTGGTTTCTATTCATAGTTTCTCTATATGGGAGATGGTGTATCCCCCTATATATGAATGTGTGGCCGTTTCCTAAATTTATGAGTTAGGCTGAACAGAATTCTACACATCCTTTGATACGCAGGAGGTTTGAATTCATGAGAATGTGAGGTCTAGGGATACTCAAATCTAATCTCGAAAGGTGCAGTGGAGGCTGTTTTTGAGGTTCAAGGCTGTGACTGGTTCTTTTCAGTGGAATTACTACCCTTTCAAATATTAGAAGTacttctcattattttttaatctatagaTAAATTTGTACTAGTGTGGTTGGAGCTGTTTGTTTGCTTGAGGTACTAATTGAAGAAAGGAGATATAGATCTAATAACTTCTTCACATAATCcttcatcctgtgtcatccccacCCTTATC
Above is a genomic segment from Dama dama isolate Ldn47 chromosome 2, ASM3311817v1, whole genome shotgun sequence containing:
- the CEP295 gene encoding centrosomal protein of 295 kDa isoform X6 → MEQSEKAHARGFQAMKKIHLAQNQEKLMKELQQLQQEDLARRRLMVARMPPQLVELPYKRNEMKEDWQRELEFAFEDMYNADRKVKGNLILHLEPEPLPAVIDQIQDEELDLSVEHESLGEAENIPMTEAETVHSSEPDVPLAVKTHQIPSKILFKKLLNKIRSQKSLWTIQSMSEEESEMITTASEAESKALTVESGATVSEDRTLSSGQEQVVESDMLTVDSGPLTSEDKPLSFSTDSEKEQEMKTTQPIIAVAPSSVLLHPQEEAVRIRMAARQKQIMEIEEQKQKQLELLEQIEQQKLRLETDCFRAQLEEEKRKKTQQTGVSTAPASYTIRSDEDRHRQMIRIYQQQLLQQNRFHKQSVETARKRLLEYQTMLRGKYPSLSATPMIPASVTSVPPPTSERPTVPSEQEDQGQRPKLSPNKQPVPPAQVSRFKQDYQVSRQSRFPQRQVETTEALVTSDVLAKQALESQEHRKQLSQTEVQQRDYQLVAKDSQMLSRALSHDKTLTVQDARERAETSGATAFQSLDSQQVFSENNKSVSSKLIEPSSFLPLVAKHSFISLPTKVESGEIQQPFSTASKDVVSVAGQMQDKSLPFSENIIAQQSNLKALQEQLDLQKEVLRTRQVAQEQLLLCKQKELEGQTGLSIFLPLVPLNSFASLPSIQAESRRIQESSPTKKEIGVSSGHAGVPQLQDRLNLKFFQEQLKMQTDSLQARREAQEVLCVHKQNELDGRVWAEQTGSSSLPPQVAQHTFTSLPSAGPQSGKIQDQYSSTTEKECLSIQTEMPASQDGSLGFPQQFQPLHDCLKLLQEQLITQRDALQARHEAQAELLSRKQRDLEEAKSVQMSSSFLPVVTQHSLASQVSAKTEPRRSQNFYFSERDSVIPSSNLVMPAFQDASLSFPQYSLPQQENLMALHDQSHLQRVILGNKQETQEFVHKQSELEKIFPSEQTGTSLSLSQGAESERRQEYMSFRSDSTVPLSHWKIPRSQERLLGFSRHTQPLQGNLEGQQERLDREEEALQFSQRSQGNVSSEQTCPSFTPQLGQLSLTPLPSAESREPLSAESESRTPSSRFQIPALQDRLWKLSQLIQPQQDNLKSLQEQLATQREAIIQSRQEAQQEFLLHKQGEWKGRVSPEQVGPSSFLSQVIQPPFASLSPSDAGGIQEPCSTKSDNIVSSGHSEIPRLPDRLLGLPQPVLPQQDYPVTFQQEHLYAQTNPLPCSEKIQKELVLPRQYTLEGKSPEHFLQPHHGDLKACQRQLDIQREVQEEFLLQTLSKMDKGVSAEQTSASSSLSHIALPVADSEGMPKSFPARSDLAVSSSHPEILRSQERPLHLSQAILPQQDHVSTQLGLQGEVLRFSEKAQEERLRGNQTKLIEGDASGQPAPSLFLPKEREHSFIPLPFAEVKSQNICELYSAKIDCAVPSSASVSPRLQDRILSFSQPIFAQQDNWGLQKQLELQKEVLHFSQKAQEVLLVQRQTALQQQTQKHQETLKAFFKDSQESKPKVENDFETQTLREWLPHLHDQENIGPADRSNCDDHQLLSEGSNAKQSGVRQDKELGRKSSKPPVAKVRGGLDLNQHELSAIQEVESPTSGRTSLLGKPDLYQDRDPLRVSISREQSFLGSPLDHDPFGHLHPLAQEDICGDDSDKAVKAKESVVENHAVLSYAVEREGHMYLNPNVKSDVKAETQEVYHEPLSSITVSTGSFLSYENIDLSLTEPESVPEHVDHREQELPASKEEETNVLSSRVPSTQDIYQRQDSRDVHKPLLSAVETLTSGQTHIQQMRDKYITEANLMTEKTDFRVDFDFPELEHSFPNLHRQLFKPLEPHPDFDLFSSFSGISQDSKDFNQRSGSSCESLHATPSPKSVASFTALRRASLHSSNTSLNQQPDPNMACDAAQSFAAEDIEGSEQSFQQLRPEYSSQEGSQHADLPSIFSIEARASSQGVENQNCSSEQNELLQNQQKSVHFQLSVGNLQSLVFNSSGEANVFHQLNLQHITPCGSTSSEWSIKDQPEGRKDRLGFENLSERLDTVLQGQGFTADKKETCDLNPHIEEIDSHLCVRTVEMGTSIQIPYSLTVQNEKCLQDSTMAGIPTIIGNPSQLAQSELFVNSGSFSLQRSIPVWETESGHGIMEEPELTLTSTSDISIAEMDFANLTLEEKRENEAKSCFQVSEFLPLVSETENSDYPAMSEHPLEKPTVCAETFSRCTAATESLQEAFIKRKKAFIERSSQRQKEIKDKVHTSGNSQTKTITEKTTGSFVSHLKGMSKVKVSLPEDKKTAQLHMHQRPLGLYLQLAEMKKQKEEKAKQDIHAQSKARTKEFHKKTLEKLRARNTC